From Pseudoalteromonas sp. R3, one genomic window encodes:
- a CDS encoding TIGR03643 family protein encodes MQLTSDEQSRVIEMAWEDRTPFEAIEQQFGLNESALIRLMRHHLKPASFRLWRRRVSGRTTKHSKLRPAEVSRGYCPTQYKHR; translated from the coding sequence ATGCAGTTAACGAGTGATGAGCAATCAAGAGTCATCGAGATGGCGTGGGAAGACAGAACGCCCTTTGAAGCCATCGAGCAGCAATTCGGGTTAAATGAATCTGCGTTGATCAGGCTGATGCGTCATCACCTTAAACCAGCCAGTTTTCGGTTGTGGCGCAGGCGGGTTAGTGGTCGGACAACCAAGCACAGCAAGTTACGTCCAGCTGAGGTTTCCAGGGGCTATTGCCCGACACAGTACAAGCATCGTTAA
- a CDS encoding cohesin domain-containing protein, with translation MKYIVCIAALLVSLSAFAEQGRIYLNTSDPHIKTGSEFYVDVMVEDLPEVYGVQLTLNYDAKSITLIDQDTKAKGAALEQGHFLDEDHLYTLRNQADSQKGQIQYIVSQVAPAKSAVGSGRLARLYFTAPDNAINTEISIQNAEFGTRKGEKYVYTPKAPLALSFDASYQVQDKPASGNQIWAFSLATVVLLIILGGLLMRKQPAASHANHPA, from the coding sequence TCTGAGCGCATTTGCAGAGCAAGGACGTATTTACCTTAATACCTCTGATCCACACATTAAAACCGGCAGTGAGTTTTATGTCGATGTGATGGTTGAGGACCTGCCAGAAGTGTATGGCGTACAGTTAACTCTAAATTACGACGCCAAGTCCATAACCTTGATTGATCAGGACACTAAAGCTAAAGGCGCTGCGCTTGAACAGGGCCACTTTCTCGATGAAGACCACCTGTATACCCTGCGTAACCAGGCAGATTCACAAAAAGGTCAGATCCAGTATATTGTCAGCCAGGTCGCTCCGGCTAAAAGCGCGGTTGGTAGTGGACGCCTCGCTCGGCTTTATTTCACTGCACCAGACAACGCCATCAACACTGAGATCTCAATTCAGAATGCTGAATTTGGCACCCGCAAAGGCGAAAAATATGTGTACACGCCTAAGGCCCCTCTGGCCTTGAGTTTCGACGCCAGCTATCAGGTACAAGATAAGCCAGCCTCAGGAAATCAGATCTGGGCATTTAGCTTAGCTACTGTGGTGCTGTTAATTATATTGGGTGGACTCTTGATGCGTAAACAACCTGCAGCCTCACACGCAAATCACCCTGCTTAG
- a CDS encoding arginine deiminase-related protein — translation MFPQAPSAVVMIRSHHFLPNEETRADNSFQSQDQQFDGGISQQAYEQVSRVAELLEEAGVRVHLFEDLGTDTPDSVFPNNWFSTHAGGQIAIYPMYAKNRRRERRTDIIELLKREYRVQDVIDYSGLEYDDLFLEGTGAMVLDHIERVAYTARSKRTDSHVLERFCSHFNFEPMVFDAISEQGVPVYHTNVLLCVGSDYALGGFDMIVDPKRRAEIKQRLQLAGKKLIELSEAQINAFCGNALELSSDKGRILALSQTAYDALAAEQIAVLESCVSLLPLDVSAIELAGGSVRCMLAGVHLSRR, via the coding sequence ATGTTTCCACAAGCGCCCAGTGCCGTTGTGATGATCCGGTCACACCATTTTTTGCCCAATGAAGAAACCCGGGCCGACAACAGCTTTCAGTCTCAGGACCAGCAATTTGACGGCGGCATCAGTCAACAGGCTTATGAACAAGTATCGCGTGTGGCAGAGCTGCTGGAAGAGGCGGGTGTAAGGGTGCACTTGTTTGAAGATCTGGGCACGGATACGCCCGACTCAGTATTTCCTAACAACTGGTTTTCGACGCATGCCGGGGGACAAATTGCCATTTACCCTATGTATGCGAAAAATCGTCGCAGGGAGCGTCGCACAGACATTATAGAGCTGCTTAAACGAGAGTATCGGGTACAAGATGTAATCGACTATTCTGGTCTGGAATATGACGATCTGTTCCTGGAAGGCACGGGGGCTATGGTGCTTGACCATATCGAACGCGTTGCTTATACGGCGCGATCCAAACGCACCGATTCACATGTGCTTGAGCGTTTTTGTAGTCACTTTAATTTCGAACCTATGGTATTTGATGCCATCAGTGAGCAGGGCGTGCCTGTCTATCACACCAATGTCCTTTTGTGTGTTGGCAGTGATTACGCATTGGGTGGGTTTGACATGATTGTGGACCCAAAACGGCGCGCAGAAATTAAACAAAGATTGCAGCTCGCGGGTAAAAAGCTGATAGAGTTGAGTGAGGCACAAATCAATGCGTTTTGTGGCAACGCCCTGGAACTTAGCTCAGACAAGGGTCGTATTCTGGCGCTGTCACAAACGGCATATGATGCACTGGCGGCAGAACAAATAGCGGTACTGGAGTCATGTGTCAGCTTATTGCCGCTGGACGTCTCAGCAATAGAGCTCGCAGGCGGCTCGGTACGCTGTATGCTGGCAGGTGTGCATTTATCCCGGCGTTAG
- a CDS encoding alanine/glycine:cation symporter family protein, whose product MMALIVDPINKLLWGQGQILIYLLLIAGVWFTWRLKCVQFRHFGHMFSVMKGSMSGDSSGISSFAALCTGLSARVGTGNLAGVAMAISLGGSGAVFWMWVIALLGMATGFAESVLGQLYKVRDEHREFRGGPAYYIRAGLGKPKLAVVFALCLFLGYGFSFSAMQANTIAEALNNTFAINPLYTGLVIAALAGVIVYGGLRSIARFAELIVPFMGLAFVATALVILIINITQVPAMLLDIIQSAFGLSEAGAGALGAAIKNGIQRGLYSNEAGAGSVPHAAAGATPVPNHPVAQGYVQMLGVFIDTLVLCSCTAVVVLLSGLPVSGEMAGISLTQNAMQSHFGEAGEYLIAAAITLFAFTSVVANYAYAESNLHLFKLDNKAGRLGYTAVYLAMVLWGASATLQQVWSLADMALGLMTLVNIYAIIQLTPTIVNLTKDYQTQKKSAQTIHFDPTKVNYQGSLHEDVWVQQDRSKASQLAERSAMDG is encoded by the coding sequence ATGATGGCATTGATTGTAGACCCGATTAATAAGCTTCTTTGGGGACAGGGCCAGATACTTATTTACCTGCTGCTGATAGCCGGAGTGTGGTTTACCTGGCGACTGAAATGTGTCCAGTTTCGCCATTTTGGCCACATGTTCAGCGTGATGAAAGGCAGCATGAGCGGAGACAGTTCTGGGATCAGTTCTTTTGCTGCGTTGTGTACCGGCCTGTCTGCGCGTGTGGGCACTGGTAATCTCGCCGGTGTGGCAATGGCCATTTCGTTGGGTGGTAGCGGTGCGGTATTCTGGATGTGGGTCATTGCGCTGCTTGGCATGGCGACCGGGTTTGCGGAGAGTGTCTTAGGTCAGTTGTATAAGGTCCGCGATGAGCATCGTGAGTTTCGCGGCGGCCCTGCCTATTACATTCGTGCTGGTTTGGGTAAGCCGAAACTGGCGGTGGTGTTTGCGCTGTGTTTATTCCTGGGATATGGCTTTAGTTTCAGCGCCATGCAGGCTAATACAATTGCTGAGGCACTCAATAATACCTTTGCCATTAATCCGCTTTATACAGGCCTGGTGATTGCCGCGCTGGCTGGCGTGATAGTGTATGGCGGTTTGCGCAGTATCGCCCGTTTTGCCGAGCTGATCGTGCCCTTTATGGGCCTGGCGTTTGTCGCAACGGCCCTGGTGATCTTAATCATCAATATTACTCAAGTACCTGCCATGTTGCTGGATATTATTCAGTCGGCCTTTGGCCTGAGCGAAGCCGGTGCGGGGGCATTGGGCGCAGCCATTAAAAATGGTATTCAGCGAGGTTTGTATTCTAACGAAGCCGGGGCAGGCAGTGTCCCCCATGCTGCTGCGGGCGCGACACCCGTGCCCAATCATCCGGTTGCACAGGGGTATGTGCAAATGCTCGGTGTTTTTATAGATACTCTGGTGTTATGTAGCTGTACCGCCGTGGTGGTGCTATTGTCAGGGCTGCCTGTCAGCGGCGAAATGGCGGGGATCAGCCTTACTCAAAATGCTATGCAGTCGCACTTTGGAGAAGCGGGCGAGTATCTGATAGCGGCGGCAATTACCTTATTTGCTTTTACCTCCGTGGTGGCCAATTACGCTTATGCAGAGAGTAACCTGCACTTATTTAAATTGGATAACAAAGCTGGGCGGCTTGGTTACACCGCGGTTTACCTGGCGATGGTATTGTGGGGCGCAAGCGCTACCTTACAACAAGTCTGGAGCCTGGCAGACATGGCACTGGGTTTAATGACCTTAGTAAATATTTACGCCATCATTCAACTCACCCCGACCATTGTGAATCTGACCAAAGACTATCAGACCCAGAAAAAGTCAGCCCAGACAATCCACTTCGACCCCACCAAAGTAAACTACCAAGGCTCCCTACACGAGGATGTTTGGGTTCAGCAAGACCGAAGCAAAGCTTCGCAGCTTGCTGAACGCTCAGCCATGGATGGGTGA